From Raphanus sativus cultivar WK10039 unplaced genomic scaffold, ASM80110v3 Scaffold1354, whole genome shotgun sequence, a single genomic window includes:
- the LOC108820624 gene encoding uncharacterized protein LOC108820624 isoform X3: protein MSKAMEPNSKSRKESILIKYATFSRLLVLFLTLMWRSFLQPYDTSAALNPPCLHHRDEVVAEDSPPPLLLANSSVSRTLENSVVWDSVYFLRITECGGYEYEQTYAFLPLLPFFISLLSRTVFAPLVPLIGLRAVMVLSGYVVTNVAFVFAAIYLFRVSVIILKDTEASFRASVIFCFNPASIFYSSIYSESLYALFSIGGVYHLLSGTSNVAVLWFALSGCARSNGILNAGYICFQTMHRAYEAFSLKRRLCLSVQVFVTGFIRCVCICLPFVAFQAYGYYNICHGHKLDELRPWCKGKVPLLYNFIQSHYWGVGFLRYFQFKQLPNFLLASPILSLALCSIVSYVKTRPELFLSLGFQATEKEKRSSARLYSLKDVLEPDVIITSSNEVREP, encoded by the exons ATGTCCAAAGCCATGGAACCAAACTCGAAATCGAGGAAAGAAAGCATCTTGATCAAATACGCAACCTTCTCGCGACTTCTCGTCCTCTTCTTAACCCTTATGTGGCGGAGCTTCCTCCAACCCTACGATACATCCGCGGCGCTCAACCCTCCCTGCCTTCATCACAGAGACGAAGTCGTCGCGGAAGATTCTCCTCCTCCGTTGCTACTAGCTAACTCCTCAGTATCGAGGACGCTTGAGAACAGCGTCGTCTGGGACAGCGTGTACTTCCTCAGGATCACGGAGTGTGGTGGGTACGAGTATGAGCAGACCTACGCCTTCTTGCCTCTCCTTCCCTTCTTCATCTCCCTTCTCTCTCGCACAG TTTTTGCGCCTTTGGTTCCGTTGATTGGTCTTCGAGCTGTAATGGTGTTGTCTGGTTACGTTGTCACCAACGTGGCCTTCGTATTTGCTGCTATCTATCTCTTCAG AGTTTCAGTTATTATCTTGAAGGACACTGAAGCTTCGTTCAGAGCTTCTGTTATCTTCTGTTTCAATCCAGCCTCCATATTCTATTCATCAAT ATATTCAGAAAGTCTGTATGCTCTGTTTTCTATTGGAGGCGTGTACCACTTGTTATCCGGCACCAGCAATGTGGCTGTTCTCTGGTTTGCTCTTTCTGGCTGTGCAAGGTCCAATGGGATTCTCAATGCTGGTTATATCTGTTTCCAGACTATGCATCGAGCATACGAAGCTTTTTCTCTTAAAAGGCGCCTTTGT TTATCTGTGCAGGTTTTCGTTACTGGATTTATTCGATGCGTGTGCATTTGTCTTCCTTTTGTCGCATTTCAAGCATACGGATACTATAACATATGTCATGGACATAAGCTAGATGAATTGAGGCCTTGGTGCAAAGGAAAAGTACCTTTGCTCTATAACTTCATTCAAAGTCATTACTG GGGAGTAGGCTTCCTTAGATACTTTCAGTTCAAACAGCTTCCCAACTTTCTGCTTGCATCCCCAATTCTGTCTCTAGCTTTGTGTTCTATTGTAAGTTACGTGAAGACTCGGCCTGAGCTCTTTCTTTCTCTGGGCTTTCAAGCTACtgagaaagaaaagagatctTCTGCGAGGCTTTATTCTCTCAAGGATGTGCTTGAGCCAGATGTTATTATAACTTCATCAAATGAAg TAAGGGAACCGTGA
- the LOC108820624 gene encoding uncharacterized protein LOC108820624 isoform X2: MSKAMEPNSKSRKESILIKYATFSRLLVLFLTLMWRSFLQPYDTSAALNPPCLHHRDEVVAEDSPPPLLLANSSVSRTLENSVVWDSVYFLRITECGGYEYEQTYAFLPLLPFFISLLSRTVFAPLVPLIGLRAVMVLSGYVVTNVAFVFAAIYLFRVSVIILKDTEASFRASVIFCFNPASIFYSSIYSESLYALFSIGGVYHLLSGTSNVAVLWFALSGCARSNGILNAGYICFQTMHRAYEAFSLKRRLCLSVQVFVTGFIRCVCICLPFVAFQAYGYYNICHGHKLDELRPWCKGKVPLLYNFIQSHYWGVGFLRYFQFKQLPNFLLASPILSLALCSIVSYVKTRPELFLSLGFQATEKEKRSSARLYSLKDVLEPDVIITSSNEGNRDIRQRKLSRKKDVTVTDTAAESNSSSGYFSADVFPFVVHLGLMAATAFFIMHVQVATRFLSASPPLY; this comes from the exons ATGTCCAAAGCCATGGAACCAAACTCGAAATCGAGGAAAGAAAGCATCTTGATCAAATACGCAACCTTCTCGCGACTTCTCGTCCTCTTCTTAACCCTTATGTGGCGGAGCTTCCTCCAACCCTACGATACATCCGCGGCGCTCAACCCTCCCTGCCTTCATCACAGAGACGAAGTCGTCGCGGAAGATTCTCCTCCTCCGTTGCTACTAGCTAACTCCTCAGTATCGAGGACGCTTGAGAACAGCGTCGTCTGGGACAGCGTGTACTTCCTCAGGATCACGGAGTGTGGTGGGTACGAGTATGAGCAGACCTACGCCTTCTTGCCTCTCCTTCCCTTCTTCATCTCCCTTCTCTCTCGCACAG TTTTTGCGCCTTTGGTTCCGTTGATTGGTCTTCGAGCTGTAATGGTGTTGTCTGGTTACGTTGTCACCAACGTGGCCTTCGTATTTGCTGCTATCTATCTCTTCAG AGTTTCAGTTATTATCTTGAAGGACACTGAAGCTTCGTTCAGAGCTTCTGTTATCTTCTGTTTCAATCCAGCCTCCATATTCTATTCATCAAT ATATTCAGAAAGTCTGTATGCTCTGTTTTCTATTGGAGGCGTGTACCACTTGTTATCCGGCACCAGCAATGTGGCTGTTCTCTGGTTTGCTCTTTCTGGCTGTGCAAGGTCCAATGGGATTCTCAATGCTGGTTATATCTGTTTCCAGACTATGCATCGAGCATACGAAGCTTTTTCTCTTAAAAGGCGCCTTTGT TTATCTGTGCAGGTTTTCGTTACTGGATTTATTCGATGCGTGTGCATTTGTCTTCCTTTTGTCGCATTTCAAGCATACGGATACTATAACATATGTCATGGACATAAGCTAGATGAATTGAGGCCTTGGTGCAAAGGAAAAGTACCTTTGCTCTATAACTTCATTCAAAGTCATTACTG GGGAGTAGGCTTCCTTAGATACTTTCAGTTCAAACAGCTTCCCAACTTTCTGCTTGCATCCCCAATTCTGTCTCTAGCTTTGTGTTCTATTGTAAGTTACGTGAAGACTCGGCCTGAGCTCTTTCTTTCTCTGGGCTTTCAAGCTACtgagaaagaaaagagatctTCTGCGAGGCTTTATTCTCTCAAGGATGTGCTTGAGCCAGATGTTATTATAACTTCATCAAATGAAg GGAACCGTGACATTAGGCAGCGAAAACTGAGCCGGAAGAAGGATGTGACTGTCACCGATACAGCTGCCGAATCTAACTCGTCATCAGGATACTTTTCAGCTGATGTCTTCCCATTTGTCGTACACTTGGGTCTAATGGCAGCTACTGCGTTCTTCATCATGCATGTTCAG GTTGCAACACGGTTCTTGT
- the LOC108819224 gene encoding 25.3 kDa vesicle transport protein SEC22-1-like has product MVKMTLIARVTDGLPLAEGLDDGRDLPDSDMYKQQVKALFKNLSRGHNEASRMSVETGPYVFHYIIEGRVCYLTMCDRSYPKKLAFQYLEDLRNEFERVNGPNIETAARPYAFIKFDTFIQKTKKLYQDTRTQRNISKLNDELYEVHQIMTRNVQEVLGVGEKLDQVSEMSSRLTSESRIYADKAKDLNRQALIRKWAPVAIVLGVVFLLFWVKNKLW; this is encoded by the exons atggtgaagatgacatTGATAGCTCGTGTTACCGACGGCTTGCCTCTAGCCGAAGGTCTTGACGATGGACGTGACTTACCAGATTCCGACATGTACAAGCAACAGGTCAAGGCCTTGTTTAAGAATCTCTCCAGAGGTCACAACGAAGCTTCGAGAATGTCCGTTGAGACTGGCCCCTATGTTTTCCA TTACATCATAGAAGGACGTGTTTGCTACTTGACGATGTGTGACCGCTCTTACCCTAAGAAACTGGCTTTCCAGTACCTGGAAGACCTCAGGAACGAGTTTGAACGTGTTAATGGGCCTAACATTGAGACAGCTGCTCGACCTTATGCCTTTATTAAGTTtg ataCTTTCATACAGAAAACGAAGAAACTGTACCAAGACACTCGTACGCAACGGAATATCTCTAAGCTGAATGATGAACTCTATGAGGTCCATCAAATAATGACGAGGAATGTGCAGGAAGTCCTAGGTGTTGGTGAAAAGCTGGACC AGGTGAGCGAGATGTCGAGCCGACTAACATCTGAATCTCGTATATATGCTGACAAGGCTAAAGATTTGAACCGTCAG GCTTTGATCAGGAAGTGGGCACCAGTTGCGATTGTGTTAGGAGTCGTGTTCCTTCTTTTCTGGGTCAAGAACAAGCTTTGGTAA
- the LOC108820622 gene encoding aspartic proteinase A1-like, translated as MGIYSRAVAVSLVVSFLLFLSASAERNDGTFRVGLKKLKLDPKSGLAARAFGSHQEKPLRAYNLGDSGDADIVTLKNYLDAQYYGEIAIGTPPQKFTVVFDTGSSNLWVPSSKCYFSLACLLHPKYKSSRSSTYEKNGKSAAIHYGTGAIAGFFSNDAVTVGDLVVKDQEFIEATKEPGLTFVVAKFDGILGLGFQEISVGNAAPVWYNMLKQGLIKEPVFSFWLNRNAADEEGGELVFGGVDPKHFKGQHTYVPVTQKGYWQFDMGDVLIDGAPTGYCESGCSAIADSGTSLLAGPTTIITMINHAIGAAGIASQQCKTVVDQYGQTILDLLLSETQPKKICSQIGLCTFDGKRGVSMGIESVVDKENAKLSNGVGDAACSACEMAVVWIQSQLRQNMTQERILEYVNELCERIPSPMGESAVDCAQLSTMPTVSLTIGGKVFDLSPEEYVLKVGEGAAAQCISGFIALDVAPPRGPLWILGDVFMGKYHTVFDFGKAQVGFAEAA; from the exons ATGGGAATATACTCTAGAGCGGTTGCTGTGTCTCTCGTGGTGTCCTTCCTGCTGTTTCTTTCTGCCTCTGCTGAGCGCAACGATGGGACCTTCAGAGTTGGCCTGAAGAAACTCAAGTTGGATCCCAAAAGCGGTCTTGCTGCACGTGCGTTTGGTTCCCACCAAGAAAAGCCCCTGAGAGCTTACAACCTTGGAGACTCGGGGGATGCTGACATTGTCACGCTGAAGAATTACTTGGACGCTCAGTACTACGGTGAGATCGCTATTGGTACTCCACCGCAGAAGTTCACCGTGGTGTTTGATACCGGAAGCTCTAACCTCTGGGTGCCATCATCAAAATGCTATTTCTCG CTTGCATGTCTTTTGCATCCCAAGTACAAGTCTTCGCGTTCAAGCACATATGAGAAGAATG GAAAATCCGCCGCAATTCATTACGGAACTGGGGCTATTGCTGGTTTCTTTAGTAATGATGCCGTCACCGTCGGCGATTTAGTTGTCAAGGATCAG GAGTTTATCGAGGCAACCAAGGAGCCTGGTTTGACATTTGTTGTAGCTAAGTTTGATGGTATCCTTGGTCTTGGGTTCCAAGAGATCTCTGTTGGAAATGCTGCTCCTGTTTG GTACAACATGCTCAAGCAAGGCCTCATCAAGGAGCCAGTGTTTTCATTTTGGCTTAACCGTAACGCTGCGGATGAAGAAGGTGGTGAACTTGTGTTTGGAGGTGTTGATCCAAAACATTTCAAGGGACAACATACTTATGTCCCTGTGACACAAAAGGGTTACTGGCag TTTGATATGGGTGATGTTCTCATTGACGGTGCACCCACTG GATACTGCGAAAGTGGCTGCTCTGCTATAGCAGATTCTGGAACATCTTTGCTTGCGGGTCCAACA ACTATAATCACCATGATAAACCATGCTATTGGAGCAGCTGGAATTGCTAGCCAGCAGTGCAAGACTGTCGTAGATCAGTACGGGCAGACCATCTTGGATCTGCTTTTGTCTGAA ACCCAGCCGAAGAAAATCTGTTCGCAGATTGGTCTGTGCACTTTCGATGGTAAACGTGGTGTCAG TATGGGCATTGAGTCGGTGGTGGACAAGGAAAACGCCAAATTGTCGAATGGTGTAGGAGATGCCGCGTGTTCTGCATGCGAGATGGCAGTTGTTTGGATTCAGAGCCAGTTGAGGCAGAACATGACCCAGGAACGCATATTGGAATACGTCAACGAG CTATGCGAGCGTATTCCCAGCCCAATGGGAGAGTCTGCAGTGGACTGTGCACAACTCTCGACCATGCCAACTGTTTCGCTCACCATCGGAGGCAAAGTCTTTGATCTTTCTCCAGAGGAG TATGTTCTGAAGGTTGGTGAGGGCGCTGCAGCACAGTGCATTAGTGGCTTTATTGCACTCGACGTTGCTCCACCCCGTGGACCTCTCTG GATCTTGGGAGATGTGTTCATGGGCAAATACCACACCGTGTTTGACTTTGGAAAAGCGCAGGTTGGATTTGCCGAAGCAGCCTAA
- the LOC108820624 gene encoding uncharacterized protein LOC108820624 isoform X1 — protein sequence MSKAMEPNSKSRKESILIKYATFSRLLVLFLTLMWRSFLQPYDTSAALNPPCLHHRDEVVAEDSPPPLLLANSSVSRTLENSVVWDSVYFLRITECGGYEYEQTYAFLPLLPFFISLLSRTVFAPLVPLIGLRAVMVLSGYVVTNVAFVFAAIYLFRVSVIILKDTEASFRASVIFCFNPASIFYSSIYSESLYALFSIGGVYHLLSGTSNVAVLWFALSGCARSNGILNAGYICFQTMHRAYEAFSLKRRLCLSVQVFVTGFIRCVCICLPFVAFQAYGYYNICHGHKLDELRPWCKGKVPLLYNFIQSHYWGVGFLRYFQFKQLPNFLLASPILSLALCSIVSYVKTRPELFLSLGFQATEKEKRSSARLYSLKDVLEPDVIITSSNEGNRDIRQRKLSRKKDVTVTDTAAESNSSSGYFSADVFPFVVHLGLMAATAFFIMHVQVATRFLSASPPLYWFASHLIASPKHNSKWGYLIWSYCAAYILLGSLLFSNFYPFT from the exons ATGTCCAAAGCCATGGAACCAAACTCGAAATCGAGGAAAGAAAGCATCTTGATCAAATACGCAACCTTCTCGCGACTTCTCGTCCTCTTCTTAACCCTTATGTGGCGGAGCTTCCTCCAACCCTACGATACATCCGCGGCGCTCAACCCTCCCTGCCTTCATCACAGAGACGAAGTCGTCGCGGAAGATTCTCCTCCTCCGTTGCTACTAGCTAACTCCTCAGTATCGAGGACGCTTGAGAACAGCGTCGTCTGGGACAGCGTGTACTTCCTCAGGATCACGGAGTGTGGTGGGTACGAGTATGAGCAGACCTACGCCTTCTTGCCTCTCCTTCCCTTCTTCATCTCCCTTCTCTCTCGCACAG TTTTTGCGCCTTTGGTTCCGTTGATTGGTCTTCGAGCTGTAATGGTGTTGTCTGGTTACGTTGTCACCAACGTGGCCTTCGTATTTGCTGCTATCTATCTCTTCAG AGTTTCAGTTATTATCTTGAAGGACACTGAAGCTTCGTTCAGAGCTTCTGTTATCTTCTGTTTCAATCCAGCCTCCATATTCTATTCATCAAT ATATTCAGAAAGTCTGTATGCTCTGTTTTCTATTGGAGGCGTGTACCACTTGTTATCCGGCACCAGCAATGTGGCTGTTCTCTGGTTTGCTCTTTCTGGCTGTGCAAGGTCCAATGGGATTCTCAATGCTGGTTATATCTGTTTCCAGACTATGCATCGAGCATACGAAGCTTTTTCTCTTAAAAGGCGCCTTTGT TTATCTGTGCAGGTTTTCGTTACTGGATTTATTCGATGCGTGTGCATTTGTCTTCCTTTTGTCGCATTTCAAGCATACGGATACTATAACATATGTCATGGACATAAGCTAGATGAATTGAGGCCTTGGTGCAAAGGAAAAGTACCTTTGCTCTATAACTTCATTCAAAGTCATTACTG GGGAGTAGGCTTCCTTAGATACTTTCAGTTCAAACAGCTTCCCAACTTTCTGCTTGCATCCCCAATTCTGTCTCTAGCTTTGTGTTCTATTGTAAGTTACGTGAAGACTCGGCCTGAGCTCTTTCTTTCTCTGGGCTTTCAAGCTACtgagaaagaaaagagatctTCTGCGAGGCTTTATTCTCTCAAGGATGTGCTTGAGCCAGATGTTATTATAACTTCATCAAATGAAg GGAACCGTGACATTAGGCAGCGAAAACTGAGCCGGAAGAAGGATGTGACTGTCACCGATACAGCTGCCGAATCTAACTCGTCATCAGGATACTTTTCAGCTGATGTCTTCCCATTTGTCGTACACTTGGGTCTAATGGCAGCTACTGCGTTCTTCATCATGCATGTTCAG GTTGCAACACGGTTCTTGT